The genomic interval GAATCAGCCTCAAGCAGATGGATCTGCCCTATCATCAAAGACCCAGGAAGGAGGACACATGCACGGGTGtgttcaaaataaatatttcagactGAGATTAATAAAAGGTGATGTTTTGAAGCTTGTGAATAAATTTAGCTTCCATGAAAGGTCTTCTCCTTTTTGAGTGAGGGATGTATCATGGATCAACATTttgatgattaaaaaaaagctgacttcctctctgtctctttctcatttgTGTATATCTCTCTCAGACCTACTTCAGGTATTGCTGTTCCTCCTCCATCAATTCCAAACTGGACAAGCTTTAGAACATGTACTACTCCGCAGCCTCCACCTTCAGCTATCCCCGTTTCCTCCCCGACTCGCCCTCTGAGTTTCACCTCAGCAGCTTCATGTCCATCACCTTCCCTAAGCGATGACAGCAACTTCTCTCTACCAACTCCTCTTTCTCTACCTACCTCAgtacctcctcctccacccagTCCTACTTTCAGAAACTCATTTTTGCCACCACCTCCATCTCCACAGTTTGAGTTAATgactcctccacctccacctcctagTCTTCCACCTCCAGGTTGTGCTGTTGGAGGCTCATCATTGCcatctccacctcctccatctCCACAAGATGCCTACATAGTTCCACTGGGGAACAGGGGTCAtgttcctccacctcctccaccacctagATCTGATATTTCTGTAGGAGGACCACCACCACCTCCGGCTCCATCTACACCCAGCTCTGCATTTAAGGGTTCATCAatacctccacctccaccacctcctctaAACACTTCTATgattcctccacctccacctcctcccctAAACACTTCTATgattcctccacctccacctcctcccctAAACACTTCTATgattcctccacctccacctccacctcctcccctAAACACTTCTATgattcctccacctccaccacctcccCTAAACACTTCTATgattcctccacctcctcccctAAACACTTCTATGATtcccccacctcctccacctctccaGAACACGTCTATgattcctcctccacctcccccaCCCCCGCCTGGAAAAGGTTAtattcctccacctccaccattTTGAGTGTCAAAAGCAGACTTTTTAAAGATATTAGGCTCACAAAATCCATTCTACTAATACTGTTGTTTATGGCAAAATATGGCAAGTTTGACAACAATAAATTGTAATTATCCAAAGGAGAAACTAGAAATTCCACTCATTCTAATGAGAAATTGTGACAATCGTTCAGTAAACAAGATGCAGACCATTTCTCATATTCACCAGTTGTAATATAAAGCTGGTTTAACCCAGCAACAACAGGAGCTTGGATACATTATGCTATCATATATGCTATTATGGCTAGGATGATCCAATGATGAGTAGTATTTACATCATAATTAATTGAATCGTTGTATTGACATGTGGTTTCAATGACAATTGCAAAGGATttacttaaatgtaaaatgtgtattGCTTTTTAAAAGACATTGAGTGATTACATGGAGTGATTAAGAAAAATTGCAGAATATCAAAATCATCATCTTTTTTCCACTTAATCCATTGTTACACTAATATGTGAATATAAGACACATAAAGGTCATATATTATAAACAGTTTTGGGATAATACAAGGATTCAttgtattgtttattattagaaGCACTAGTAAATGTCTGGGTGGAGGACAAgccaaatatattaaaatttctTGTAAACATATTTTAGGTAAATTTTTAAAGCAAGGACACATTTATTTAATCCCAATGAAAGTTAAACCCtaatataattttacatttataaatattacaatttcaaaacatttggaaacattttcagaaaaatcCATTTAACTGAAGAACTGCTTGATGACAGTACACCACTGGTACACTGGCTTATACACTGAAACATGCTATTCGTAGAAAAATATGCCAAGATGGTTGTTTTGGAAGAATTAGACTATAATTAATAAAGTAATCAGCTTTTACCAGGgtttaaagcaaaaataaacaaacaaataaataaaattaatcttCTGACTGAAACTTTTTCCACAGATCCCTATAGGTTTTCAGGTAAGAGATGCAGAGGCAGTGTGTACATGCCCTGGGCCCTCAGTGCTTGCTGAACAAGTCACATTAGGATATTTTCACAACATGCAACCCCTAAACAGGCATGAACttgtaaaaaggttttatttacactttatttaaatagcCATTTACCAATGATGTTTTAAGGGAAGAAAATGCAGCTTTTTAATTGTTTGCCTCTATGTGATTTTAAGGCTGTTTTAATCTCTGAAATAAACGTGGCTtgaaaaataatcaaatgtgtacatatattttcaatgtttttactTAATTTCATTATAAAGTATTAAATACAATCTTTGCACTGGATCAATTTCCAGAGAGCCCTTCTTTCATTACTTTTCTCACAGTTGTTATATTTGTAACGTAGGGTCCCTAATTCTGGAAATCATTCATGTGAAGgctaatttaatttgatttcaCGTTTATCTGTGTGTAGGGTTGTACATTTCCTTTCAGTTTTAGGGGACAATAAAGATTAACATTTCTGAGAGCAATTCCTGAGGGGGGCGACAAAGTATTGTAGTTCTAAGACTACAGGTAGTAATTTCAGCCAGTAATTCCAAGAATGCCCTGTATGCGGCGATGTTCACATCACATACAGTCTATGTATCTTACAGAGCAATGCCACAAACAATTTTGCCCCATTCTAAATAAGACAGTACAGAATTACCATAACTATACATtcaacaaattaattaaaaaataaatttaacaaaaacaacaacaacaacaacaacaacaataataataataatacacgcATGAAACTCATTTCCAAAACAAACATCGGCTAAACTATTTTCAGCAGGACAAACTTGCCCCATCGTATATCATTTAATAAGTATATATtaactgtaaaagaaattaTATTTCGGTAATTACataccgagagagagagagagagagagagagagagagagagagagagagagacagagagagagagaacgtaaACAGAAAACGAGCGAGCTGCGGTACCCCGTGTGTCCAGCAGATGGCGCGTGCTCTTTTCCTTATTCAGCCGAAAATACGTCATTGGCGTTTTAAGATGGCGGCCGCTGCACCGGTGTTTAGAATTTTTAAGGGTTTTACGTTAACACTGCTTTTTGAAGCGGCATTGTTTTCGCCAAATACAATGCCTGGTTTATTTAGTCGGTTTGCTGAAGATATGTCAGGATAATAAGCTATAATCGACGATTCAATGGGTTTTATGCGGTTTTCGTTGTGGAAGTGAAAGAGGAACGGTTTGGGTATGGTGAAGAGTTTTGGAGCCTGGTTACGTCCTCTGTCTTTTTACATGTTCCAGACGTCATCCTTATTCTATATCTTTTGAAAAAGTGGATTTAATTAAACTGCGGCCGCTGTCTGGGAGCCATTAGGTaagttctgtttttgttctcGGCGAAACATGATGtcttattaatttaaatgtttagaaTCGAATCAGTATTTTGCCAGTGTTACTCATTTGGAAACATTTGGAATAGTATATGATTATTATAGATAgttgtatttgtttaaatgttttttctagtaataaaaataataataggtaTTATGAAACCAAGTTGTAGTCATTATGTAAATGTCATTTACCTCGTATGTATTTACTGATAATacagtatttacacattttgtaATGCACCTTCACGCGTCAGTACTACCCAGAATATTTAAACTGCCCATAAACACGGTTAccgtaaattaaatatattattcccCACTGATGTGGAAAGTGTAATGCAATATATCACGTGAATTGATTCCTAGGAAATAGGAGATTGTTTCTAGCCAAAATGTCTTATTCCATTGGCAGAGAGCTAAATTGTATTGTCATGAGGTGATTTGACCAGAAGCAATTTCTTATTTTGTAGAAATCAACTCATTAACAACTAGGTTACTTAATAATTTTGTTTTGGCTTTGTTAAAGCTGTTAAATCAGAACAAGCACTGAATGTGCATAACGAGCATGGATGTTACACTGATACACTGCTGTGTAATGTATTAGTGGAAAACTAAACAACATGGGGTATAATATCTAACAGTAATATTTCagctgtgaaatatttttttattgtttctgatTGCTCTATTACACCTCCTCATTATAACagctgttttattgtttttttttttatttatgttttattacttAAATTTCCAAAATTGTTGAAGATGTAGTCTGTGAAAAAATCTGTAGGTATTTTCCAGAAAGATTGAATGATTTGAAGAGTGCATTCTTGCAGATTGTGATAGTAATATATTTAATCTTTCAGTCCTTCTTTATAACAGACCGAATACCATTTAGGAAGGActttttaatcaaataattaGTTCTTATTTCTTTTATGTCTGGTACTTGGGGGAATAAATAGTTTAATTTTGGTGCTGTATCTAATGCTTGGTTCAGGTCATTGGGGAATAAAGATTAAAACTGTGATGCTGGTACTTCTGGTAACAATTCGAGTTCAAATTAGAGTATGTTAATCACCCAGAAATTACAGCACTCATCCTCAAGGAAGGCATGGATACAGTGTGATATTTGTGGGTTTACTCGTGTGATTGATTTCTTTTTAGGTCACTAACCTTGCTGTGAAGTACACTTGTACCTGGTCCTGGACCCTGTGTTAGGTTATGACATTCCTTTGATGGACTGCTGGTTCTTTGAGGAGGCTGATGGTGGAGTCGACTGTAGGAGGCAAGAGAGAGAAACGGAGACAGCCCTACACTGCTGATGATCCTATTAAACGAGAGGAAATGGATGGACCGGGCCCTCAGGTTGCAGCTCCAGATGGAAAGAAAGGAAAGGGCTGTCCGactggagaagagaagagacacaGTCAGGTTTCCAATTATGAGACTTGTGCACAGTCCGAGGATTGTCCAGGTCCATCTTCAGTAAAGCTTCCAAATGGAAATGTAGAATATGTATCTTGTACAGTCTCCAGATTTGATGATCAGCCTAAACCTTGTAGTTCTGAAAATGACAGCTACACTAATGGTGAATTGTCATCCAGCTCTGATTGTGCTCCTAGCATTATGCTCTGTCCTTCACGTCCTTCGAAATTTCGGTTGGATCACAACACTCCGGAAACTGGAGTCATTGTTCAGGACAGAGAATCTAGAATGTCCAAAAAGACCCCATCCAGTCCAGTTCAAAGAGAAGCTGGCAGTGGAGGTCAGGAATTTGAAATGGCTTCCAGAAATGGAACTTCAGAAATTGTTCCAGATAATAAGCACTCAGACTCCTGTCCTGATCCAGATCAACAACAACCCAATGACAACTTGATCTTCATGGACGTGAGCTTGAACTCTAGAAACACCTATGAAATAAGCCGGCGTCAGAGTGCCCCAGATAACATGCCTGGAACCTTGGCTGTGGCAGATTCAGATCTGTCTATGAGACAAATGAAACAAGGCATCTCTGAAATATTTGGCAGGTAGGAGCTCAGCTGACCCTTGTTTTCATCTCTGAAAGTTCATGTATATTGCAACACCTTGGGGTTTCCAGTTTGGGTCCTAGAAGGCCAGACACTGGTACAATATCAGTTTAAACACAGCTAATTTAACTGAGTATTTAGCAGATGTATTTGACAATGGAAATCTCCCAAATGGGCCATCCTTCAAGGAAAGGGAATTAAATCActtcatacatttatattattattcatacaCTGTATGTCCTAAAGTTTGTAATCGGTGTTTTACAAACAGAATATGTAAAATCTCTTTAGTGAACTAATGATCAGTAGAATGGAGTGCACCTGAGCCTACTGTCAATAATACTTGTAGGCTTTTGGGAATAAAATGCCCTATGGCATGAGAACTGCATTCTTCAGAGTAATGGATGATTTTGATGCCTTTGGGATGTGTTGTAGTCATCTTTGTGATCTGGAACTAATCATCTGacatcagtacttgacctcactaCTATTTATGTGGTTGAATGCTATAAAATCCTACCTAGTGCACTGcaaaaaaagaggaaacaaaCCCATAATTAATATACTTAAAAAGATATTAAAACAGTTGTTTAAATCAATTCATATTAGTAAATAGTTTCCTCAGTCCTACAATATGTGTTAGTGTTTTCTAACAAATGATCTCATGTTATAGTCATGCATATTTATTGCAGTTAGATGGAAGCTATTGAAGGTACGGCAtattattttcagaaaaaacCTTGTTTCTCCAATCTTTTATGTTGTCTCAGAAAATGCTAGGATTAACAGACCTTAAAAACAAACCTTTTAAAGTGGTGGTGAGGTGGAGCAGGACTTCCATGGAGTTTAAACTGACAAAGACAAATGAGCAGCTGTTTTTAAGCATAAATAAGCAAAAAGgcattttaacatttatgtATTAGGTAAGAGCAGTGTAGAAAAGTcagaatattacaaatataaatggcattttttaaatttgtgcggCGAACATATCTGCACAAAGTCTACAAAGGATGTCACTAATTTTATGATGGGTTTGCATTGgataaaaatgtcttttgttGGTCAGAGAAAATCAGTGCGGTGGTACATTTTGTTGTCACTGTGGTGTTACCCTCAAGGGCACATATTCTCTACCTTTAATTAGGAGACACCTTCTTCAAACCTGAGTAATTGAGTGGGAGCGGTAGGACAACAGCACCAATATCTGACTTTACCACAATTCTGTGACAGTGAAACCTGGATTTACAAGCTTTATCTCAAGGTTAATTAATGTTAAAGCTACATTAAAGAAGTTTCAGCCTAGAATTAACAATTGAGGCTGCGTCTGAGTCCTGAACAGTAATTGGAAGTTTATTTCAGAGATAGTGgcctttttatatatatatatatatattatatgtagGTTGGACTATGAAGGGCTTCATATGCTAATAAGATGAATTCTATAAtcaatatgaaatataaatgtaaaccaGTGTATGGCTGTTATGATCAAATTATTTGGTTTAATtcaggaccctagctgcagtcATTTGAACTAGCTGAGGTTTACTTCGTTTCAGCTGGAGCATCC from Hoplias malabaricus isolate fHopMal1 chromosome 3, fHopMal1.hap1, whole genome shotgun sequence carries:
- the abi3b gene encoding ABI gene family member 3, which gives rise to MKDNTTEDIQKVFEGAPEARKALLDNHSNLYKVADYCEKNYLNAEDPRKAVEESKSLTTQALASIAYQINSLASSVLRLLDAQTIQLKRMESSVSILTMTVNTYKEKVAREEIGVLTTPCKITRVQKMVPPATLEDPITEYERVPITYTSLDTVGHGHWDGTKTAPKNQPQADGSALSSKTQEGGHMHGPTSGIAVPPPSIPNWTSFRTCTTPQPPPSAIPVSSPTRPLSFTSAASCPSPSLSDDSNFSLPTPLSLPTSVPPPPPSPTFRNSFLPPPPSPQFELMTPPPPPPSLPPPGCAVGGSSLPSPPPPSPQDAYIVPLGNRGHVPPPPPPPRSDISVGGPPPPPAPSTPSSAFKGSSIPPPPPPPLNTSMIPPPPPPPLNTSMIPPPPPPPLNTSMIPPPPPPPPPLNTSMIPPPPPPPLNTSMIPPPPPLNTSMIPPPPPPLQNTSMIPPPPPPPPPGKGYIPPPPPF